A region of Pseudomonadota bacterium DNA encodes the following proteins:
- the ychF gene encoding redox-regulated ATPase YchF — MTLSVGIVGLPNVGKSTLFNALSAQQAEAANYAFCTIDPNVGIVTVPDPRFDALCERVRPHKRIAATVAFTDIAGLVKGASKGEGRGNAFLSHIRDCDAIAHVVRCFDDAGVLHVDGRVDPVADVETIHTELMLRDLDTVRRRLERARKLSKGQDPVERQACAVCEQLASALDRGLRAALVPVKEGGEARIVRELCLLTAKPLFYIANVSEKQLAHQARDPLLARLRQVAGREGAPLNVICAAVEAEIMQLPPAERPEFLASLGLEEPSLDEVIRTGYRMLDLITFFTAGPKEVRAWTIKAGSKAPQAAGRIHSDFERGFIRAEVIAWRDLVELGSEAACRSAGKLGVEGKDYRVRDGDVIHFRFNV; from the coding sequence ATGACCCTGTCGGTCGGCATCGTCGGCCTGCCCAACGTGGGCAAGTCGACACTGTTCAATGCGCTGTCGGCCCAGCAGGCGGAGGCGGCGAACTACGCGTTCTGCACGATCGACCCCAACGTGGGGATCGTCACGGTTCCCGATCCCCGCTTCGACGCCCTGTGCGAGCGCGTGCGACCCCACAAGCGCATCGCGGCCACCGTCGCCTTCACGGATATCGCCGGGCTCGTGAAGGGCGCCTCCAAGGGCGAAGGCCGAGGCAACGCCTTTCTCTCGCACATCCGCGACTGCGATGCCATCGCACACGTGGTGCGCTGCTTTGACGATGCCGGCGTATTGCATGTGGACGGTCGCGTGGACCCCGTCGCCGACGTCGAGACGATCCACACCGAGCTCATGCTGCGCGATCTCGACACGGTGCGGCGCCGGCTCGAGCGCGCTCGCAAGCTGTCCAAGGGCCAGGACCCCGTGGAGCGCCAGGCTTGTGCGGTCTGCGAGCAGCTGGCGAGCGCGCTCGATCGGGGCCTCAGGGCGGCACTCGTTCCTGTCAAGGAGGGCGGCGAGGCGCGCATCGTGCGCGAGCTGTGCTTGCTGACCGCAAAGCCGCTTTTCTACATAGCGAACGTATCCGAAAAGCAGCTCGCGCACCAAGCGCGCGATCCGCTGCTGGCCCGCCTGCGCCAGGTCGCCGGCCGCGAGGGCGCACCGCTGAACGTCATCTGTGCGGCCGTGGAAGCGGAGATCATGCAGCTGCCCCCAGCAGAGCGGCCGGAGTTTCTGGCGTCGCTGGGGCTCGAGGAACCGAGCCTCGACGAGGTCATCCGCACCGGCTACCGGATGCTCGACCTGATCACGTTCTTTACCGCCGGTCCCAAGGAGGTTCGTGCGTGGACGATCAAGGCCGGCAGCAAGGCACCGCAAGCCGCGGGCAGGATCCACTCCGATTTCGAGCGCGGCTTCATCCGCGCCGAAGTGATCGCCTGGCGGGATCTCGTCGAGCTAGGAAGCGAGGCCGCCTGCCGCAGCGCGGGCAAGCTCGGCGTCGAGGGCAAGGACTACAGGGTCCGCGATGGCGACGTGATCCACTTCCGTTTCAACGTGTAG